Genomic window (Oscillospiraceae bacterium):
GTCCCAATTGGACAGGATTCAGATTCATAATCGTATAATTTAATATTAGTTGTTTGTGTCCATTCAACTTTTGGAGGCGCAACTTTAAAACTTAATTCAGGGTTCGAAGTCAAAACTAACGAATCGGCAACATCTCCATCATTATTTCCTGCTGTTAAATTAGCTACTGATACAGTATATTGTGTACCTGGTTGTAAGTTTTCAGAAAACGTAAGCACTACCTGTCTTGGATCTACAGCAGATGGAGTTGCTGTTGCAGGTGTTATAACGCTGTCGCCTGCTTTAACAGTAAAGTTTGCAGGGATAACTGTTGCTCTGTCTGGAATCATATTTAAGTTAAGTTTAACTTCATTTGCTGTAGCAGATTCTAGTTCATATTTAAGTTTGCTAGGGTATGCATATGCTTTAAAATCATCGAATTCAATATAGTCGCCACTATTTGAATTAAAATAGTTTCTTATATCCACTTCACCTGTAGATGCATAATTATATGTTATAACACTGGCATCATTAGACGAGGTTGTTTTATAATATTGACCGTCAATATATATATCTCTGGTATTAATTTTCGTAGAATCATTATCGTAAACAAGTGTTATATTATACCACTTTGTTCCATCAAAAGATCCAACATCGAAAATCTTATTGTCGACAATCCATTTACCACCGGATGTAGGTCCTGTATATATTCCTCTTCCGGTAGAGCTGTAATTATACAAAGCAATATTGCTGGTTCCCCTGTTATCTTTATATGTACCATAATAATATGCCCCATCTCTACCAAAATATGGTTTAATATTATAGCTTACAATAAGTTTTGGAATATTTCCCTCTGCATCTTTGCCATTTATCAACACACCGGAATACTTATCATTTGAATTAGTTATTTTCAATGTACCATCGCTTGTATGTTCAAACCCCGTTGCAAAAGTTTGTGTACTCTCGTCATAAATTGATGACATAGTACCGTATGTTGTACCAGAACTGTGACGATATTTCGCGGCATCGGAAACATCTGAAAAATCGTTGTAATAAGCATAATCTATAAACGATTCTTCTTCAGTTGACGCATATACAGGCATTACAAAGAAAGACGCTGAAAGAATTATTGTTACGCAAATTAATAAAGATAAAATTCTTTTCATTTATATCAACTCCTTTTTTAAGATTCTATCTGATATGTTGTTATTCCCGCATCAGCGTACATACTTTCGCCTTCTAACCAGTTGGCTAAGTTACATATCATATTTTTATTATCGATTGACACAAGAGTCATTTGAATTTTTTCATATTTTTTCATTGCATTTCCTCCTATTCTGCAGCGCCTGTGTCTACTGCACGTAATGTGAAGGTTGTTACATCGCCGTAAGTATATTCGTTTCCTGATTTAACGTAACTTCTTACATTATATGTATCAGTATTTTCTACATCGCTGAATAAGTACATACCGAACGCACCCTGCGAGCCAACTTTTTTAGCTTTTAGAACTTTACAATCAGCTCCGTCTGCAGTTGGATCAGCATTTGTTTTAGAATATACTATACCATATTCGTAAGTAAGGGAAGAAACTTTTGAGAATATAACAGCCGCATATTTTGCATTAAGAGCATCTTCAGTCATATCTTCACCATACTGTGTTAAAAATTCTGAAGGAATAATATCTGTATTAAATACTGTTGCATTTCCAATTGCTGCTGCTACAACTTCATATTCTACGGAAATTTCTATATCATCTTTAACTTTTTCTACTATATATTCTTCCACAACATTTCCGTTAACCTTAACATTTGCTACTTCATATCCGTAATCTGCTTTAACACTAAAGTAAAGAGTATCGCCTTCTTTTACAGATTCGTATACGGAAACTGCACCGTGTTCCGAATTAACGCTTACAGAATATTCTGCTCTTGCAATTACTGTGTCAACGCCTCTTTTTGTTGAAACTGCTACATATAAGCCATTATCATTATTAAATCCGTCTTTTGGCTCAAATGTAAATGTTACGTCGCCGTTTTCATCGGCAGTCTTTTCGTTAAAGTAAGCAACGCTATCGACTGCCATACTTTCAGGAATATCATTGCCGTTTGCAACTGCTACTAAAGTCACATCAGCATTAGCATATACAGGATTTGAAACTTCTACTGTATAAACATTGCCGTTTCTTGTAACAATAACTGCATTCGCATCGGCAGGGAGTGTATATGCCATACCTGTTAAGCCAAGCATCATAAGCATACTTAACGCTAAGCATATACTTGTTAGTTTTTTTGCCATAAAAATCACCTTTCTTCTTTTATTTTTTATTATAAGACAATCGGGGCAAATGCCCCTTGCGTCTTAATTTATTAGTTAAGATTCCTTTGAGTAATGTATTACATACATTACTCAAGGGTATACCCTTGAAGCAATTTTATATTTCCATAATTTTCATTATTTTTACTTTTTAAATTAATTTATAAAGTTTTAGAAACTGGCAAATTTATGTATAATATGTACAAATGGGTAGGCAATTTACCCCTCCCTTTGTTTAAATTGTAAGACATAAACAAAAAGTATTCAACTCATATCTTTGTATTTTTTTAGTACAATATTGACATTTTTTATTTCATATTATATAATCAACAATATAGCAGCGACGATTTAGGTTTAGATTATGGCGTACCGAGTCGTCACGCCCTACATTCTCAGAATGGCATAAAAAAAGGAATGGTGAAGAAATGTTAACTGAATTTTTAAAACTTACGCATTATCATAAAACTAAAATTGATCTTGTATATTACGACAAAGTGGAAGATCTTTTTACTCCATCTCATATTCATAAAGAATTTGAAGTACTGATGGTTAAAAAAATTCCCCTTAAGGTAAACGTTCAAGGAGAAGAATTTATTTTAAATGAAGAGGACATTGTTATAATTAATCCGCAGGTTGTTCACAGCACGCTTGCAAAACTTAATCATATTCAATATCTCATTCAGTTTAACTTTCCGACTATTCTTGATGAAAAAGATGTTAAGAACATTTTTGCTTATAATTATAAAAAACCTTATATGATTTTTAGAAAAGGTGAAGAAAATTATGACGAACTTGCCTATTATGTAACAAATATCCACAAGTCAAATACTGACGATTTTTATTCCACCGACTATATCAAAGGATATTTCTATCAGTTATACGCTTTTTTCAGAAAAATTGGTTTTATGGAACCCCAGACTATTGATACCTCAAAAAAAGGTTATGACAAAATTCATAAGATTACAGAATATATTCACGAAAATTACACTAATGACATTACTTTAGAATCCTTAAGTCAGGAATTCTACATTAACCCGTCATATTTATGCAGATTATTTAAAGAAGTAACGAACTTAACTATTGTAGAATACTTAAATCAGATAAGGGTTAAGAACGCTGAACTTTTCTTAACTTCTACCGATAAATCTATTATGGAAATTTCTCAGCTTCTGGGATTTTCGTCGCAGACGTATTTTAACAGGGTATTTAAAAGCATTATGATGCTTACCCCATCCGAGTACAGAAAGCAACAGTTTGACAGAGATATCAAGTGGCTCAGAATAGAAACTAAGAAAACGAGCGCAAAGTAAATGCAAAATGCAAAGTGCAAAATGCAAAATGACATATAGGGTAGCGTTCAGGATGACATTGGGGAGGCAATTTCTTCGAAGTATATATGTAGGGTGCAGCCTTCAGGATGCACCGAATACAGTTCGTCGGTTTTTTTACACCTCATCCACCATCTGCGATGGTCCCCCTTCCCCTCAAGGGGAAGGCAGCCGTACCCTACAATATAATTCGTAATCGAATGTAAAATCACAATGGACGCAACGGGGTCTGTCCCTTTTACGTCCATTTTTCGGACGTTTTGGGGTCTGTCCCTTTTGCGTCCATTTTGTTTTATAATGAAAAAAACAGCTCAGAGAATTTCTCTGAGCCGTATTTTTTAGAAGTATTAAATGCATACCAAATTAAGCCACATTATTTGAATTTTCTTTTTCTTGCAGCTTCGGATTTTTTCTTTCTTTTTACACTTGGTTTAACGTAGTGTTCTCTCTTTTTAATTTCAGTTAACACTCCTGCTCTGGCACACTGTCTTTTAAATCTGCGAAGAGCATTATCTAAAGATTCGTTTTCTTTAATTCTGATTTCTGACATTTGTTTTCCCTCCCTCCGCTAAAGCAAATGCTTTGGGTGCATATACAGTTTGACCATATTATGCTTTCTTTATTATACATACTTTCTACATATTTGTCAATAAAATTTATAAAAAATATTAATTTTCTTTGTCGAATAATTTTTTTATACCCCTCTGCTCTTTTGACATTTTTTTCCAAATGATTGATGTATAATGTAATTAAGTTATTAAAAAGGAGCATATCATTATGGAATTACTTAAGAAAAATTTGTCGGTTTTTAAAAACTTTATAATGAGTTTTACTTTATCTTTATCGAAATATAAAAATATTGGGATTCTTTCGGTAATAGGTTTTTTAA
Coding sequences:
- a CDS encoding 30S ribosomal protein S21, which encodes MSEIRIKENESLDNALRRFKRQCARAGVLTEIKKREHYVKPSVKRKKKSEAARKRKFK
- a CDS encoding helix-turn-helix transcriptional regulator — encoded protein: MLTEFLKLTHYHKTKIDLVYYDKVEDLFTPSHIHKEFEVLMVKKIPLKVNVQGEEFILNEEDIVIINPQVVHSTLAKLNHIQYLIQFNFPTILDEKDVKNIFAYNYKKPYMIFRKGEENYDELAYYVTNIHKSNTDDFYSTDYIKGYFYQLYAFFRKIGFMEPQTIDTSKKGYDKIHKITEYIHENYTNDITLESLSQEFYINPSYLCRLFKEVTNLTIVEYLNQIRVKNAELFLTSTDKSIMEISQLLGFSSQTYFNRVFKSIMMLTPSEYRKQQFDRDIKWLRIETKKTSAK